The genomic DNA GCACTCCAGAGCGAGATAAACTGCGAGGTCCGCTCAACCGGATGCCTACCAACCCAGAACACGTTCGCGAGTGGAATGGTGCGGAATTCATGAAGTTTTTGAGTGGTTGTGGGCTAGAAGTCGTGGAGCATAGGCTCCAACCACAATTGCGACCGGGGGCAAGCCTTTCCGCATGGCGATGGGTCGTCGGGCAGTGGATTGGGGGTCGGACCCATCAAACCAATCAAGTCGTTGTGTGCTTGGCACCGCAATCGGCAAGCCCTCACGACATTGAACGAACGCAACAATGAAGCGGCACATAATACAAAAAAGAGCAGTCGCGAGTCGTTATGTATCGAGCGTGAACTCATGCACTCTTTCAAATTGCGACCAGTGTGATTGACACCGAATCCCTAGCAAAATGGTCGATGCAATGCAAGACAAATCAGACGGACGTTTAATTTCAAGTTTTTTGTGAATGTATCAAACTCCTGACGATCTACTTTAGGATTTTTACTGGGCACATGTATGAACAAGATTGATGACCCTCGCCTTAAACTTGAATCGCTCATGGCGAGTGACGTTACAATCAATGATGATTCAATTTTATGGAGAGAACGCGAGCTTCCGATTCAAAATAGAATCCCGCGATTCACGGACGAAGAATCGTATTCGAAAGGAAATTTCTTACGCTTGCGCGAACTCCACCCCAAACTACAACTGGACAGTTTCAACAAGACAAGTGATCGGAGGCGTACAATCCTAGAGCGTACCGGGTGGCAGCCAGAATTTTTCCGCAACAAACTAGTGCTTGAGTGCGGATGTGGTGCCGGTCCAGATACGGAAGTGTTGCTCGATCTGGGGGCAAAGGTTGTGGCCGTCGATATCGCGGGTGTCGATATCGCACGCGAAAACTTAAACGACCCAGCAAATGCCGTGTTCGTCCAGGCAAGCGTTGATGATTTGCCTTTTCGGCGACGGCACTTTGATATTGTATTCTGCCATCGCGTGCTCCAACACACTCCTACGCCGAAAAGAACACTAGAGCATATTTTACGGTTCGTTAAACCCGATGGGGCTGTGTTCGTACATTCCTATGCGCGAACTCTCTATCAAATGTTAAGTTGGAAATACGCTCTCCGTCCATTCACCTGCCGGATGGACCAGGAAGTGCTTTACAATCGCATTGAAGCCTGGACACCCCACCTGTTCCGTTTCACGTGTGCACTCAGGAAAACTCCGCCTCAAGAAATTGTTGGCAAGCTCTTGTTTTACCTTGCACATCATGCAGTTCCAATTCGCAACTATCGATTTATACCGCAGTTTTCTTCACTGGACGATGCGGCGCTAATTGAGTACGCCGTGCATGACACATTTGACGCATTAAGTCCTCGCTTCGACAGTCCGCTGAGCGCCAGAGAGATGTCACGAATTGCAGACGAAGTACTATCATCCTCCTTCGAATTGAAGCGTTCCAAGGGCATCACACTGTTGCGGAGTAAACCGGATGACCGGCAGCTTGTCAATGCAGCCGAATAATGACACTGACGGCATTGCAGAGAAGTTTGGTTCGCGAAACGCCGAGGTTCAATTTGCGATAAGGTTGGTCGCGCTACTTGTCGTTGGCACGTTCGCAACCAACGCATTTCGGCTAGTTCGAAAGATCGAGTCCTCCGTCTTTGAAGAACCCTGGATGCTGGCAGGGACACTTGGCCAGTTCTGGGGGATGGGCATGTTTACGATTGCAGTCGCCTCACTTTGCATGCTCTTGTCGCGACGATGGTCAAGTGTCGAGCAATGGCATAGTCTTCGCTGGGTTGTCATCCCAACGATAGCAATATTTAC from Rosistilla carotiformis includes the following:
- a CDS encoding class I SAM-dependent methyltransferase, with amino-acid sequence MNKIDDPRLKLESLMASDVTINDDSILWRERELPIQNRIPRFTDEESYSKGNFLRLRELHPKLQLDSFNKTSDRRRTILERTGWQPEFFRNKLVLECGCGAGPDTEVLLDLGAKVVAVDIAGVDIARENLNDPANAVFVQASVDDLPFRRRHFDIVFCHRVLQHTPTPKRTLEHILRFVKPDGAVFVHSYARTLYQMLSWKYALRPFTCRMDQEVLYNRIEAWTPHLFRFTCALRKTPPQEIVGKLLFYLAHHAVPIRNYRFIPQFSSLDDAALIEYAVHDTFDALSPRFDSPLSAREMSRIADEVLSSSFELKRSKGITLLRSKPDDRQLVNAAE